The Hydrogenobacter thermophilus TK-6 genome window below encodes:
- a CDS encoding bis-aminopropyl spermidine synthase family protein, with the protein MAVSLLVELAFKAREESQVRIYQKNVERVLSALLKSGDFWEVVDMSDLPVPAASGIIKVLIREGYAFIDDEENIRLTQKGYDLIKDLGIEPYVDYVCQACEGRGIPFYTDIEFYRTFLQLTKDRPKAIRDYDQGSVTPETTISRVLFMDSRGDLRNKDIIVLGAEDDLTGLAVALTRKAKSVLVIDIDKRLIDFDNSIFRELGIDNAEARVWDLRNPFPSEILGCYDVFVSDPPETLPAFRAFIGRGIATLKEEGGVGYFGLTLRDSSVFRWRDFQIALTSEFGVAITDIVQDFNAYITWDYHRETKAAQVAPVKRDPKGIWYRSSWYRIEALPGFKRWNDAISDDVFYLDEEGSTT; encoded by the coding sequence ATGGCGGTGAGTTTATTGGTAGAGCTTGCCTTTAAGGCGAGAGAAGAAAGCCAGGTTAGGATATACCAAAAGAATGTTGAGAGAGTTCTGTCTGCCCTTTTAAAAAGCGGTGATTTTTGGGAAGTGGTGGACATGTCAGACCTTCCCGTGCCCGCTGCATCAGGCATAATTAAGGTGCTTATAAGGGAAGGATACGCTTTTATTGATGACGAGGAGAATATAAGGCTCACTCAGAAGGGCTATGACCTTATCAAAGACCTCGGCATAGAACCTTATGTAGATTATGTTTGCCAGGCCTGCGAAGGAAGGGGCATACCTTTTTACACGGATATAGAGTTTTATAGAACCTTTTTACAGCTCACAAAGGACAGACCTAAGGCTATAAGGGATTACGACCAGGGGTCTGTGACGCCCGAAACCACCATCTCAAGAGTCCTCTTTATGGACTCAAGGGGAGACCTCAGAAATAAAGATATAATCGTCTTAGGTGCGGAGGATGACCTTACCGGCCTTGCGGTAGCACTTACAAGAAAAGCTAAGAGTGTTCTTGTTATTGACATAGATAAAAGGCTCATTGATTTTGATAACAGCATCTTTAGGGAGCTTGGTATAGATAATGCGGAAGCGAGAGTTTGGGACCTTAGAAACCCGTTCCCCTCCGAGATTTTGGGATGTTATGATGTTTTTGTATCAGACCCTCCCGAAACCCTGCCTGCTTTTAGAGCCTTCATAGGTAGGGGTATAGCAACCCTCAAAGAGGAGGGTGGTGTAGGATACTTCGGTCTTACTCTGAGGGACTCATCCGTGTTCAGGTGGAGAGACTTCCAGATAGCACTCACATCCGAGTTTGGCGTTGCCATAACCGATATAGTTCAAGACTTCAACGCATACATAACCTGGGATTATCACAGAGAAACCAAGGCTGCACAAGTTGCTCCCGTCAAAAGGGATCCAAAGGGTATATGGTACAGGTCCTCATGGTACAGGATAGAGGCACTGCCAGGCTTTAAAAGATGGAACGATGCCATCTCCGACGATGTTTTTTATCTTGACGAGGAAGGCTCCACTACTTGA
- a CDS encoding FAD-dependent oxidoreductase yields the protein MKYHVVIVGGGASGLSCALMLASSRGRGWQWAEDKRYLLLDKGGSDLNKAYLKNVPGLDPILGKDLLEKIRKQIQDWGGVDILEEEARSISQENGMYTVNTSSGKSFTAEFLVLATGFHGFNMEGLELQVVENTKSPKPGRVMIKHKDFEVLPNLFVIGTLAGLSSHFTSCAGSGVEVACEILSRMAGKRIVIHDMPEED from the coding sequence ATGAAGTACCATGTTGTCATAGTAGGTGGTGGTGCTTCTGGGCTTTCCTGCGCTCTGATGCTGGCTTCTTCAAGAGGTAGAGGTTGGCAGTGGGCAGAAGACAAAAGGTACCTTCTCTTAGACAAGGGAGGCTCTGACCTAAACAAGGCTTATCTTAAAAATGTTCCTGGGCTTGATCCCATTTTGGGCAAGGACCTTTTAGAAAAGATAAGAAAACAGATACAAGATTGGGGTGGGGTGGATATACTGGAGGAAGAAGCCAGAAGTATAAGTCAGGAAAATGGCATGTATACGGTAAATACCTCCTCAGGAAAGAGCTTTACCGCAGAATTTTTAGTCTTGGCTACGGGTTTTCATGGTTTCAACATGGAGGGTTTAGAACTGCAGGTGGTGGAAAACACCAAATCTCCAAAGCCCGGAAGGGTGATGATAAAACACAAAGATTTTGAAGTGCTGCCTAACCTTTTTGTAATTGGCACTTTAGCAGGACTTAGCTCTCATTTTACATCCTGTGCAGGCTCAGGTGTAGAGGTGGCGTGCGAGATCCTCTCACGCATGGCAGGCAAAAGAATAGTTATACACGATATGCCTGAGGAAGATTAA
- the gspD gene encoding type II secretion system secretin GspD — protein MLRLFILVFSLFVLSVGVYAQTAEELQKQAQEQKKTGKVYLNFQNADISAIAKFMSELTGKNIVLDPNVKGSLTISSAKPVSIREAWDLFVLSLSMQGYGVIEERGFVRIVPLGQATSFASLKRPSTSGEVIIYLYKAENTQALQLQQAVQPFLSPFAKLAIHQQSNTLLIADIAKNIEKVKAILRELDSPERAIKVKVYRLERAKADTVFQSLQPLTAAFQQQLGSPTFITFNKDSNAIIVAANESVQNIVKEVIGTLDRESLGGLERNFYIISLKFVSAEEIYKSLQSLFRGISPVGAVQPQEPYPSTAPQMPEIRGLETPLRREERPKQTQLQLMPIETKEGMRIGFDRGTNSVILYATPQEYEGVKSLIEKMDVRRKQVLLAATVVEMSTSKALDIGVKWQIIGTQGGVSLGGGSLQDVYNAILSGNFIMGVLSTAGRTVTIGGTQLFFPDLLLLFSLLESGSGFNIVSNPKVLTLDNQTAEIKVGQVVPYASGVKFDINGMPVITYDYKEVGLDLGVTPTISGKDLRLQINLKLQDIVDYIRPQIGTLSYAVPVTSNRQVNSDVVVENGQTIIIGGLVNTKTLTSTQGVPGLKDIPGLGRIFRRDTKTEDKVSLFIFLTPYVIEKPEELSEITRQHQKMAEELKKLIEEREKKGNEKKQP, from the coding sequence ATGCTAAGGTTATTTATTTTAGTGTTTTCCCTCTTTGTTCTCTCGGTGGGTGTTTATGCCCAAACGGCGGAGGAGCTTCAAAAGCAGGCACAGGAGCAAAAAAAGACTGGGAAGGTATATCTCAACTTTCAGAATGCCGATATCTCCGCAATTGCCAAATTTATGTCCGAGCTAACAGGCAAAAACATAGTCCTTGACCCTAATGTGAAGGGGAGCCTGACCATAAGCTCGGCAAAACCCGTGAGTATAAGAGAGGCCTGGGACCTTTTTGTACTATCTCTGTCTATGCAGGGATACGGAGTTATAGAGGAGAGGGGTTTTGTAAGGATAGTTCCGCTTGGGCAAGCTACCTCTTTTGCAAGTTTAAAAAGACCTTCCACCTCTGGAGAGGTGATAATTTACCTTTACAAGGCTGAAAATACGCAGGCACTTCAGCTTCAACAGGCTGTTCAGCCTTTCCTTTCACCCTTTGCAAAACTTGCCATACATCAACAGTCCAACACTCTCCTTATTGCTGACATAGCCAAAAACATAGAAAAGGTAAAAGCCATACTCAGAGAGCTGGACTCACCAGAAAGGGCAATAAAGGTAAAGGTTTACAGGCTGGAGAGAGCAAAGGCAGACACTGTATTTCAAAGTCTTCAACCTTTGACTGCCGCTTTTCAGCAACAGCTTGGCAGTCCCACTTTTATAACCTTTAATAAAGACAGCAATGCCATAATAGTGGCGGCTAACGAAAGCGTTCAGAATATAGTGAAGGAAGTTATAGGCACCTTAGACAGGGAGAGCTTGGGGGGATTGGAGAGGAACTTTTACATCATATCTTTGAAGTTTGTATCTGCTGAAGAGATATACAAAAGTCTCCAGAGTCTTTTTAGAGGAATAAGCCCTGTAGGAGCGGTGCAACCTCAGGAGCCTTATCCTTCCACAGCACCCCAGATGCCAGAAATAAGAGGATTGGAAACGCCCCTTAGGAGGGAGGAGCGACCCAAACAAACACAGCTCCAGCTTATGCCCATAGAGACAAAGGAGGGTATGAGAATAGGTTTTGATAGAGGCACTAATTCGGTAATACTTTACGCAACTCCTCAGGAGTACGAAGGCGTCAAATCCCTTATAGAGAAAATGGATGTAAGAAGAAAACAGGTTCTCTTGGCAGCAACGGTAGTGGAGATGAGTACCAGCAAAGCCTTAGATATAGGTGTAAAGTGGCAGATAATAGGGACACAAGGAGGTGTGAGCCTTGGAGGTGGAAGTCTTCAGGATGTATACAATGCCATACTTTCTGGGAACTTTATCATGGGAGTACTCAGCACAGCTGGAAGGACGGTTACCATAGGGGGCACCCAGCTATTTTTCCCAGACCTTCTACTGCTCTTTTCTCTTTTGGAGAGTGGTAGCGGTTTTAACATAGTATCAAATCCAAAGGTTCTGACTTTGGATAATCAAACTGCGGAGATAAAGGTGGGTCAGGTGGTACCTTACGCATCGGGTGTAAAGTTTGACATAAACGGTATGCCTGTCATTACATATGACTACAAGGAAGTGGGATTAGACCTGGGAGTTACTCCCACCATATCGGGCAAAGACCTCAGGCTTCAGATAAACCTCAAGCTTCAGGACATTGTAGATTACATAAGACCCCAGATAGGAACACTTAGCTACGCAGTTCCCGTCACATCCAACAGACAGGTAAACTCGGATGTGGTGGTAGAAAACGGACAAACCATCATCATAGGCGGTTTGGTAAACACCAAAACACTTACCAGCACACAGGGAGTCCCAGGACTCAAGGACATTCCGGGATTGGGAAGGATCTTCAGAAGGGATACAAAAACGGAGGATAAGGTCTCTCTCTTTATATTTCTGACACCCTATGTTATAGAAAAGCCGGAGGAACTTTCTGAAATAACGCGCCAGCATCAAAAGATGGCTGAGGAGCTTAAAAAACTTATAGAAGAAAGAGAAAAGAAGGGTAATGAGAAAAAGCAGCCTTAA
- a CDS encoding PDZ domain-containing protein, whose amino-acid sequence MVGVYLLFLANFAFLALTLYYFSLLPFWHLSVPQMPRERASTPDFSAIFKEQEALPSEDITKMHLIATVSGSIRMALVDMGGKVQTVRIGSQVGSYRVIDIQRNYLLLGKGQETKTVGFRFEPVKTVALRQEAPSLSSPSESLQAVVSKREIENVTADPGIMFRQIRLVPYVQNGQTRGFLFEWVDPQSIFSRAGIKAGDVLIAINNQEIRSGEDAFRILQALRNETSLKISLLRDGAPVELNLRVE is encoded by the coding sequence ATGGTGGGAGTGTATTTGCTTTTTCTTGCCAACTTTGCCTTTTTGGCACTTACCCTTTACTACTTTTCTCTTTTGCCCTTCTGGCATCTCAGCGTACCTCAGATGCCAAGAGAAAGAGCCAGCACTCCCGACTTTAGCGCCATCTTTAAGGAGCAGGAGGCTCTTCCCAGTGAAGACATAACAAAAATGCATCTTATAGCAACGGTGAGCGGGAGCATCAGGATGGCTCTTGTTGATATGGGGGGAAAGGTGCAAACGGTGAGGATCGGCAGTCAGGTGGGAAGTTATAGAGTAATAGACATTCAGAGGAATTATCTGTTGCTGGGTAAGGGTCAGGAGACTAAGACTGTTGGTTTTAGATTCGAGCCTGTCAAGACTGTTGCTCTGAGGCAGGAAGCTCCAAGCTTATCTTCACCTTCTGAGAGCCTTCAGGCTGTGGTTTCCAAACGGGAGATAGAGAATGTAACGGCAGATCCGGGCATAATGTTTAGACAGATAAGGTTGGTGCCTTATGTACAGAACGGGCAGACAAGAGGTTTTCTCTTTGAGTGGGTGGACCCGCAGAGCATATTTTCCAGAGCTGGCATAAAGGCCGGTGATGTGCTAATAGCTATAAACAACCAAGAGATAAGGAGCGGTGAGGATGCTTTCAGGATACTTCAGGCACTGAGAAACGAAACGAGCCTAAAGATAAGCCTTCTTAGGGATGGCGCACCTGTGGAGCTTAATCTGAGGGTGGAGTGA
- the hslV gene encoding ATP-dependent protease subunit HslV: MSLHSTTILAVRRDNTTVIGGDGQVTLGHSVIKHGAKKIRKLYNDRVLVGFAGSAADGLALMERLEAKLEEFRGNLVRACVELAKEWRMDKYLRRLEAMLLVVDKDNMLLLSGNGDVIEPDEPVIAIGSGGDFARSAALALYRHTNMSAEEIVKEALKIASEICIYTNSNFVIEKVS, translated from the coding sequence ATGAGCCTTCACTCTACCACCATCCTTGCTGTCAGAAGGGATAACACCACCGTCATAGGAGGTGATGGACAGGTGACGCTGGGGCATTCGGTTATAAAGCACGGGGCAAAAAAGATAAGGAAGCTGTACAACGATAGGGTGCTTGTGGGTTTTGCGGGCTCTGCGGCGGATGGACTTGCTCTCATGGAAAGACTTGAGGCAAAGCTTGAGGAGTTCAGAGGAAACTTAGTAAGAGCTTGCGTTGAGCTGGCAAAGGAGTGGAGAATGGACAAGTACCTTAGAAGGCTTGAGGCTATGCTTCTTGTGGTGGATAAAGACAACATGCTTCTACTTTCGGGAAATGGTGATGTTATAGAACCTGATGAGCCTGTTATAGCCATTGGGTCTGGTGGAGACTTTGCAAGGTCAGCAGCGCTCGCTCTTTATAGACACACCAACATGTCTGCTGAGGAGATAGTTAAAGAGGCGCTCAAAATAGCCAGTGAGATATGCATATACACCAATTCCAACTTTGTAATAGAAAAAGTGAGCTAA
- a CDS encoding zinc ribbon domain-containing protein, whose translation MLEKGLLKVLLKLQDTQMSIERLEKAQKKLKEEESRLRREFSKLEEEEAQTLLVIKNIESQIKQIKEEISRCKEGIKRAESRLNMVRKAQDYKALLREKAKYEDSIIKLSQDLKNLETEKKERESAYAKEKKVFERRYREIKEELEYITLEQENISKKLKEVKGQEQRLRESIPSQVLMEYEKLKDHVGLPVIVSVVSFGACGGCGMTLPATLYSKVVSGQIINCPNCGRWVYYET comes from the coding sequence ATGCTAGAGAAAGGTCTTTTAAAGGTGCTTCTTAAGCTGCAAGATACCCAGATGAGCATAGAAAGACTTGAAAAAGCTCAGAAGAAGCTAAAGGAGGAAGAATCCAGATTAAGAAGAGAGTTCTCAAAGCTTGAAGAGGAGGAAGCTCAAACACTTCTGGTCATAAAAAACATAGAGAGTCAGATAAAGCAAATCAAGGAAGAAATTTCAAGATGCAAGGAAGGTATAAAAAGAGCAGAAAGTAGACTCAATATGGTGAGGAAGGCACAAGATTATAAGGCACTTTTGAGAGAGAAGGCAAAGTATGAGGACAGCATCATAAAGCTCAGTCAAGATTTAAAAAACCTTGAAACAGAAAAGAAAGAAAGGGAAAGCGCTTATGCAAAGGAGAAAAAAGTATTTGAGAGAAGATACAGAGAGATTAAAGAAGAGCTTGAATACATCACCTTAGAGCAGGAGAATATCTCAAAAAAGCTCAAGGAAGTAAAAGGTCAAGAGCAGAGGCTAAGGGAGAGTATTCCTTCCCAGGTGCTGATGGAGTACGAAAAACTAAAGGATCATGTGGGGCTTCCTGTGATAGTTTCTGTGGTGAGCTTTGGAGCATGCGGTGGCTGCGGTATGACACTACCTGCTACGCTATACTCAAAAGTGGTATCGGGGCAGATAATAAACTGTCCCAACTGTGGCAGATGGGTCTACTATGAGACTTAA
- the rodA gene encoding rod shape-determining protein RodA — protein MRLKGIDPVLMMALVLVQLIGFLGVFSATYKDGISPLFLKQFLYTVLGWIMLIVITFTNFRMLYDMAPVIYMLNLFFLVLVPLFGKTVYGAKRWLDLGPFSLQPSEFMKFSLLLFITYILGHTKKSVSKESVILMLAFLIPAILTLKQPDLGTAISYGIILLSLLFFKGVRLRFFFALGFLLLVLSPLVWHFLKDYQRERIMAVIDPYADYAGSGYQLIQSVIAVGSGGIVGKGLLKGTQSHLLFLPEKHTDFIFSVIAEEGGFVLSLLLLSLYFLLIYRLITYGMRIYDGNQRLFLGGAVSLLLFQVFVNLMMTMGLMPVVGIPLPFVSFGGSSVLTFSMLLGVCFSIVREYRLKDIHFEEKL, from the coding sequence ATGAGACTTAAAGGCATAGACCCAGTCCTGATGATGGCGCTTGTCCTGGTGCAGCTGATAGGCTTCCTGGGTGTCTTTAGCGCAACTTATAAAGATGGTATTTCTCCTCTCTTTTTAAAGCAATTTCTTTATACGGTTCTTGGCTGGATCATGTTGATAGTTATTACATTTACCAATTTTCGCATGCTTTACGATATGGCTCCAGTCATATACATGCTGAATCTTTTTTTTCTTGTTCTGGTGCCTCTTTTTGGAAAGACGGTTTACGGAGCAAAAAGGTGGCTGGACCTTGGTCCTTTTAGCTTGCAACCTTCTGAGTTTATGAAGTTCTCCCTGCTGCTCTTTATCACTTACATACTTGGACACACAAAGAAAAGCGTTAGCAAAGAATCCGTCATTCTGATGCTTGCCTTTTTGATCCCAGCCATCTTGACTCTCAAACAGCCAGACCTTGGGACTGCAATATCTTACGGGATAATTCTTCTGTCTCTGCTTTTTTTTAAAGGTGTACGTCTGAGGTTCTTTTTTGCTTTGGGATTTTTACTTTTGGTGCTTTCACCTTTAGTGTGGCATTTCTTGAAGGATTACCAGAGGGAGAGGATAATGGCGGTCATAGACCCTTATGCGGACTATGCTGGAAGTGGATATCAGCTCATACAGTCTGTAATAGCGGTGGGTTCTGGTGGCATAGTGGGTAAAGGTCTTTTGAAAGGTACTCAATCGCACCTTCTGTTCCTCCCTGAAAAGCATACAGACTTTATATTCTCCGTAATAGCGGAAGAGGGAGGATTTGTGCTAAGTCTTTTGCTGTTATCCTTGTACTTCCTACTTATATACCGATTGATAACTTATGGCATGCGCATCTACGACGGAAACCAGAGGCTATTTTTGGGTGGCGCTGTATCGCTTTTGCTTTTTCAGGTGTTTGTAAATTTAATGATGACTATGGGACTTATGCCTGTTGTTGGCATACCTCTGCCCTTTGTGAGCTTTGGAGGAAGCAGCGTTTTAACCTTTAGCATGCTGCTGGGAGTCTGCTTTTCTATAGTAAGAGAGTACAGGTTAAAGGACATACACTTTGAGGAAAAGCTATGA
- the hemW gene encoding radical SAM family heme chaperone HemW → MIESLYVHVPFCSYKCPYCDFVSFASSAISHEDYLKLLIKELELYKGESFSLKTLYLGGGTPSLISPELYREFLKALDVDLSQLEEFTIECNPETYREDEFKKMKDLGLNRVSVGVQSFKEKGLRMLGRRHTVKESIDCIMSAYHAGIENISIDLIYAYPNQTLKDLKEELRFIEDLPVKHASCYILTPYEDTLFGYLLSKGKLQLPDADKIADMYLFLVEKLSSLGFDHYEISNFAMPGYECRHNLSYWLGKEFLGLGVSAWSFVRDVRFGNTKNLDKYATLVLMGRKPAHQCEVLKGKRKLQDTLFTRLRTKWGIPKEYANLIPEDLSEFFEITNESIRLKEEGMLLINEILLRVFRLLEARHGLLPDEEAPANWQATL, encoded by the coding sequence ATGATAGAGAGTCTTTATGTGCATGTGCCTTTCTGCTCCTACAAATGCCCTTACTGTGATTTTGTATCCTTTGCAAGTTCTGCTATATCTCATGAAGATTACCTTAAGCTGCTCATTAAGGAGCTTGAGCTATACAAAGGTGAGAGCTTTTCTCTTAAGACTCTTTACTTGGGAGGTGGGACTCCATCTCTTATAAGCCCAGAGCTTTACAGGGAGTTTTTAAAGGCTCTTGACGTGGACCTTAGCCAGCTGGAGGAGTTTACCATAGAGTGCAATCCAGAGACTTACAGAGAGGATGAGTTCAAAAAAATGAAAGACCTGGGATTAAACCGGGTGAGTGTTGGGGTTCAGAGCTTTAAGGAAAAGGGGCTAAGGATGCTGGGAAGGAGGCACACTGTAAAAGAATCCATAGACTGCATTATGTCAGCCTATCATGCTGGGATAGAGAATATAAGCATAGACCTCATATACGCCTATCCCAACCAAACCCTCAAGGACCTCAAAGAGGAGCTAAGATTTATAGAAGACCTTCCCGTAAAGCACGCCTCCTGCTACATACTCACACCTTACGAGGATACTCTCTTTGGGTATCTTTTGAGCAAAGGCAAGCTTCAACTTCCGGATGCAGACAAGATAGCGGACATGTACCTGTTTCTTGTAGAAAAGCTCAGTTCTCTTGGCTTTGACCACTACGAGATATCCAACTTTGCTATGCCCGGTTATGAGTGCAGGCATAATCTCTCTTACTGGCTTGGGAAGGAGTTTTTGGGTTTGGGTGTCTCTGCGTGGAGCTTTGTAAGGGATGTGAGGTTTGGAAACACGAAAAATCTTGATAAGTATGCTACTTTAGTGCTTATGGGGAGAAAACCTGCTCATCAGTGCGAAGTGCTAAAAGGTAAGAGAAAACTCCAAGACACGCTCTTTACAAGACTCAGAACCAAGTGGGGCATTCCCAAAGAATACGCAAATCTGATACCAGAGGACTTATCTGAATTTTTTGAAATAACCAACGAAAGTATCAGGCTCAAAGAGGAGGGTATGCTTCTTATCAACGAGATACTCCTCAGAGTTTTCCGTCTTTTGGAGGCAAGGCATGGTCTACTACCAGATGAGGAAGCTCCAGCTAATTGGCAGGCTACTCTTTGA
- a CDS encoding class II aldolase/adducin family protein, giving the protein MVYYQMRKLQLIGRLLFEEGLVDARAGNLSVRIGDKMLITRRGSFLGDLKDHDFILLDIKRESLLDERASSELVVHREVYLKTQKRAVVHAHPVSAVKLSFEKDLIVPKDSEGKELLGSVRVLKELPSGSYQLAQAVAETLAGEKLVVVRGHGVFSADTDVFYAYSHISVLEHSCKILLDE; this is encoded by the coding sequence ATGGTCTACTACCAGATGAGGAAGCTCCAGCTAATTGGCAGGCTACTCTTTGAGGAGGGGCTTGTGGATGCAAGAGCTGGAAATCTATCTGTCAGGATAGGTGATAAGATGCTCATAACCAGGAGGGGATCTTTCTTGGGAGACCTCAAAGACCACGACTTTATACTCTTGGACATTAAAAGGGAAAGCCTTCTTGATGAGAGGGCATCTTCTGAGCTTGTGGTCCACAGGGAGGTTTATTTAAAAACACAAAAACGTGCCGTAGTTCATGCACATCCTGTGAGCGCAGTAAAGCTCTCTTTTGAAAAAGACCTTATAGTGCCAAAAGATTCGGAAGGGAAGGAGCTTTTGGGAAGCGTTAGGGTGCTTAAAGAGCTGCCTTCGGGAAGCTACCAGCTGGCTCAAGCGGTGGCAGAGACTTTAGCTGGGGAGAAGTTGGTGGTAGTTAGGGGACACGGGGTTTTCAGTGCGGACACAGATGTCTTTTATGCTTACAGTCATATATCTGTCCTTGAGCATTCGTGTAAAATACTGCTTGATGAATGA
- a CDS encoding glycine cleavage system protein H, which yields MNELIYKGCKIPSELYYDIENQVWYKLEPDGTVRVGATDIGQTRAGRMVNVRIKPPGKHVPKGKPIASLESGKWTGPIPAVIEGQVVERNEALFDTPDLINDDPYGKGWIARLKPTNLEMDLKDLVTGEEAIRRMKEYIDREGVECKSS from the coding sequence ATGAATGAGCTAATCTACAAGGGTTGTAAGATACCTTCCGAGCTTTATTACGACATAGAAAATCAGGTTTGGTATAAGCTGGAGCCTGATGGCACCGTGAGGGTTGGAGCAACGGACATAGGACAGACAAGGGCAGGTAGGATGGTCAATGTCAGGATAAAGCCGCCCGGTAAACATGTGCCAAAGGGAAAGCCGATTGCGAGCCTTGAGAGTGGAAAGTGGACAGGTCCAATACCTGCAGTCATAGAAGGCCAGGTGGTGGAAAGGAACGAGGCGCTCTTTGACACACCAGACCTTATCAACGACGACCCTTATGGCAAGGGGTGGATAGCAAGGCTAAAACCCACCAACTTAGAGATGGACCTAAAAGACCTTGTCACTGGCGAAGAAGCTATAAGAAGGATGAAAGAATACATAGACAGAGAAGGCGTAGAGTGTAAAAGTTCATAA